From a single Paenibacillus sp. FSL R5-0345 genomic region:
- a CDS encoding ABC transporter permease, with translation MHKASAIKTVRGNNLWYRLKEQKWLFLLMLPAIIATLLFSYGPMFGMYMAFTNYQPGGGTFFQQFFHADFVGFKWFEYFFTTGDFYRVMRNTLATSLLTLLFGFPAPIILALVLNEAKQGFFKRFTQTVSYLPHFISWVIAANIVITLLASDGMFNNLLVTLGIVDEPVAFLQNGPLFWWIIALSNMWKEMGFSAIMYLAAISAINPELYEAARVDGASRFKQMWNITLPALRPTIVILAILAVGGILNAGFEQQYLLQNNTVLEYSEVIDIYAYKYGLQNSMFSYGAAVGVFKSVIAFILVVIVNRISRKVNDQALF, from the coding sequence ATGCATAAAGCAAGCGCTATCAAAACAGTCAGGGGCAATAATCTTTGGTACAGATTAAAAGAGCAGAAATGGTTATTTTTGCTGATGCTGCCTGCCATAATTGCGACATTGCTATTTTCCTATGGACCTATGTTTGGTATGTATATGGCATTTACAAACTATCAACCGGGTGGAGGAACGTTTTTTCAACAATTTTTCCATGCTGACTTTGTTGGCTTTAAGTGGTTTGAATATTTCTTTACCACAGGAGACTTCTACCGTGTAATGCGTAATACGCTTGCGACAAGCCTCTTGACCTTGTTATTCGGGTTTCCTGCGCCGATCATACTCGCGCTTGTGCTGAATGAAGCAAAACAGGGATTTTTCAAACGCTTTACACAGACGGTTTCTTATCTGCCGCATTTTATCTCATGGGTTATCGCCGCTAACATTGTAATTACGCTGCTAGCTTCCGATGGGATGTTCAACAATCTTCTAGTAACGCTCGGGATTGTTGACGAACCGGTAGCTTTTCTACAAAACGGACCTTTATTCTGGTGGATTATCGCCTTATCTAATATGTGGAAAGAAATGGGTTTTAGCGCCATTATGTACCTAGCTGCAATATCCGCTATTAATCCGGAGCTTTACGAAGCCGCAAGAGTAGATGGAGCTAGCCGATTCAAGCAAATGTGGAATATTACGCTCCCTGCTTTACGTCCAACTATTGTGATATTGGCCATTCTTGCAGTCGGAGGGATTTTGAATGCCGGCTTTGAACAACAATATCTGTTGCAAAATAACACTGTACTTGAGTACTCGGAAGTTATCGATATTTATGCATACAAATACGGGTTACAAAACAGCATGTTCTCATACGGGGCTGCCGTGGGGGTATTCAAATCCGTTATTGCCTTCATTCTTGTTGTGATTGTGAATCGAATTTCTAGAAAAGTGAACGACCAAGCGTTGTTCTAA
- a CDS encoding carbohydrate ABC transporter permease encodes MFLNRYGDHIFKSFVYLILILVLLVTFLPFWNILVLSLNAAEDTVRGGVYFWPRDITFDSYNQILKDTEIMNGIWVTVKRTVIGAPLSVFVITMLAYPLSRQNLVGRKGWNLYFVFTMYFGGGLIPYYMVLKALNMIDTFSVFILPGLMNVFYMIIVRTFMEGLPGEIEESAKVDGANDITIFFRIVLPLTTPVLATVGLFQAISHWNAWFDSYAFTYSSDLKTLQAVLVKILSQFQTGGMVSQSQMLANSAKRNAVSSDTIRMAATMVATLPIVLVYPFLQKYFVKGMTLGAVKS; translated from the coding sequence ATGTTTTTGAACAGATACGGAGATCATATCTTTAAGTCTTTTGTATATTTGATTCTTATTCTTGTGTTGCTAGTTACCTTCTTACCTTTTTGGAATATTCTCGTACTTTCATTAAATGCTGCGGAGGATACGGTTCGAGGTGGCGTCTACTTTTGGCCCAGAGATATCACCTTTGATAGCTACAACCAAATTTTGAAAGATACCGAAATTATGAATGGGATATGGGTCACTGTAAAACGAACCGTAATTGGTGCGCCACTGTCGGTTTTTGTGATTACGATGCTAGCTTATCCACTAAGCCGCCAGAATCTGGTGGGGCGCAAGGGCTGGAACCTTTACTTCGTCTTTACGATGTATTTCGGAGGCGGGCTGATCCCTTATTACATGGTGCTTAAAGCGCTAAACATGATTGACACATTTTCCGTATTTATTTTGCCAGGCTTGATGAATGTCTTCTATATGATTATCGTCCGTACCTTTATGGAGGGGCTGCCCGGTGAGATCGAGGAATCGGCGAAGGTAGACGGGGCGAATGATATCACGATTTTCTTCAGAATTGTACTGCCGTTGACAACACCAGTACTCGCAACTGTGGGACTCTTTCAAGCCATATCGCATTGGAATGCGTGGTTTGACTCCTATGCGTTCACTTATAGCTCAGACTTGAAAACCTTACAAGCAGTACTCGTCAAAATACTGAGCCAATTCCAGACCGGAGGTATGGTATCGCAATCGCAAATGCTGGCAAACTCCGCCAAACGGAATGCCGTTTCAAGTGATACGATCCGGATGGCGGCGACGATGGTAGCAACATTGCCTATCGTTCTTGTATACCCGTTCCTGCAAAAGTATTTTGTTAAAGGTATGACTTTGGGCGCTGTTAAGAGTTAA
- a CDS encoding cache domain-containing sensor histidine kinase → MRHFYKKYIYMPFIDLSFRSKLFLVFVLVTIIPMMLFVYFSFELTKSKLTDQIYINMMNSTAQINKNLENKLDSYEHISASIYLDNRLATYLTSEYQDDPSYLDVYQYIGNRIDTVMAAYPDFGSVFIYSDNLSLPKDNYYIKPVTPEVKETELYKQLMQSHGNIIHLSSPQSQDNPAMFTLARLLNNNRNQYPYGILVFEISESVIYSLMEKEAGGKDIFIVNDKGLILSAADKHLLNTSLPEMLDQNFDELPSGRFDTTYKGVKAFAVYNTLKNGWKTVSIFPYDSIIQDAKSLSELITKISLAFIVVALLLIYITASLFSKRIRTLIRMIRRLERGDFNPTNDEDLGNDEIGQLHFAFKQMTTRLKSLITEVYQKELQNKEAELDLLQAQINPHFLYNTLGSISSLALKHQDTRIQDLVLHLAKFYRISLNKGKSILTINEELKLTQSYNAIQLIRFKGQLNITYNVDEAILPYSTVKLALQPFVENAVLHAVWNQESPLNIHIKGVVEDSDIILSVIDDGMGMSRETLHTLLDDKPGRGYGISNVDRRIKLRFGEHYGVTVFSRLGIGTTVQIRLPQKEM, encoded by the coding sequence ATGCGTCATTTTTACAAAAAGTATATTTATATGCCTTTTATTGACCTTAGCTTTCGCTCCAAGCTGTTCCTCGTGTTCGTTCTGGTCACCATTATTCCAATGATGCTATTTGTCTATTTTTCATTTGAACTTACAAAATCAAAATTAACCGATCAAATTTACATCAATATGATGAATTCGACGGCTCAGATCAACAAGAACCTGGAGAACAAACTGGACAGCTATGAGCATATTTCTGCTTCTATTTACTTGGATAATAGACTGGCCACTTATCTCACAAGCGAATACCAGGATGATCCATCCTATCTGGACGTCTATCAATATATTGGCAATCGAATAGATACGGTAATGGCTGCTTATCCCGATTTTGGTAGCGTTTTCATTTATTCCGACAATCTATCACTGCCCAAAGATAATTACTATATCAAGCCGGTTACACCCGAAGTGAAGGAGACAGAGCTGTACAAGCAGCTGATGCAGTCTCACGGAAATATTATTCATCTGTCTTCACCACAGTCACAAGATAATCCCGCAATGTTTACACTGGCTAGGTTACTGAACAATAATCGCAACCAATATCCTTACGGTATTCTGGTCTTCGAAATATCCGAATCGGTGATCTATTCTTTAATGGAGAAAGAAGCAGGCGGCAAAGATATTTTTATCGTTAATGACAAGGGCCTTATTTTATCAGCCGCCGACAAGCACTTATTAAATACAAGTCTGCCGGAGATGCTTGATCAGAACTTTGATGAACTGCCTTCTGGTCGATTTGATACTACATATAAAGGGGTAAAGGCTTTCGCCGTCTACAACACGCTGAAGAATGGATGGAAAACAGTTTCTATCTTCCCTTATGACAGTATCATTCAGGACGCGAAATCATTGTCAGAGCTCATCACTAAAATTTCTTTAGCTTTTATAGTTGTCGCATTATTGCTGATTTATATTACTGCGTCGTTGTTCAGTAAGCGTATTCGAACATTAATCCGAATGATCCGGCGCTTAGAGCGTGGTGACTTCAACCCTACGAATGATGAAGATTTAGGCAATGATGAGATTGGTCAGCTTCATTTTGCCTTCAAGCAAATGACTACACGTTTAAAGAGTTTAATTACCGAAGTCTATCAGAAGGAGCTACAGAATAAGGAGGCAGAGCTTGACCTGCTTCAGGCCCAGATTAACCCCCATTTTCTGTACAATACATTGGGCTCCATCTCGTCACTTGCCTTAAAGCATCAAGATACTCGTATTCAGGATTTGGTGCTTCATCTCGCCAAGTTTTATCGAATATCGTTGAATAAAGGGAAAAGCATACTGACCATCAATGAGGAATTAAAGCTGACGCAGAGCTACAATGCCATTCAGCTGATCCGATTCAAAGGACAACTGAACATCACCTACAATGTGGATGAAGCGATCTTACCTTATTCTACAGTCAAGCTTGCCTTACAGCCTTTTGTAGAAAATGCGGTGCTTCACGCCGTGTGGAATCAGGAAAGCCCGCTTAATATCCATATCAAAGGCGTAGTCGAGGATAGTGATATTATTCTATCTGTAATTGATGATGGCATGGGGATGAGCCGAGAGACACTTCACACTTTGCTTGACGATAAACCTGGACGAGGTTATGGGATTTCAAACGTAGATCGACGGATAAAACTGAGATTTGGTGAGCATTATGGCGTTACAGTGTTTAGTAGGCTCGGAATAGGAACCACTGTGCAAATTCGTTTGCCGCAAAAGGAAATGTAA